TTTTGGCTTTTACTCCGCAACATTGAAGCGTTTCGATACATCAGTACGTATTATCAACGTCCATTTGACGCCATTCCAGATGAAACGTGGCGGCGGTGTTCGTGACGCAATGACCGCACTTTCTTCGACTGAAGATAAGCACGCCATCGAGATCGATGCAATTGTCGACGCAATCGATTGTCAGCGTCCGACGATTGTTGTTGGTGACTTTAATAGCATCTCTACTTTCAGGGCACCAAAGCGGCTCGCTGAACTTGGATTGATTGATGCGTACGCTTCGGTGCATGACGACGCGGATAGCCACCCAACTTGGAACTGGCCGACACGTCCGTTGCCTCTTGCACTCCGAATCGACCACAT
Above is a window of Roseiconus lacunae DNA encoding:
- a CDS encoding endonuclease/exonuclease/phosphatase family protein, which encodes FGFYSATLKRFDTSVRIINVHLTPFQMKRGGGVRDAMTALSSTEDKHAIEIDAIVDAIDCQRPTIVVGDFNSISTFRAPKRLAELGLIDAYASVHDDADSHPTWNWPTRPLPLALRIDHIFHTQHFTTTDAEIVRRVGSDHFLVVATLEFGEPDDTRESPR